A genomic stretch from Strongyloides ratti genome assembly S_ratti_ED321, chromosome : 1 includes:
- a CDS encoding Eukaryotic translation initiation factor 5B, with amino-acid sequence MPPKKSKGKKKDDDWGDDEAIEAKIASLAIEVDEEISAPIINKNKKKKKGFALIVEDIEDEIEIEDKKSDESEVDESTEAQMERAKEFFKKQKTKKKEKGKKAKKAAKEEEEADFDSIIATLKDSKDKPKKKKEVDSLEIEKVDEIKKEDDVNVKKTVDKKDSEPIKKEADVEGEPQKVSKKKKKAGKDKKKGDDDKGEEKVSQIKEDSTIKEEEPVGEKEDDKDSGKKQKKVNKKMAALKLLLEAQEKAKEEAEKKAKEAEALWEAREKEREEKARLEEERRAKIKAEKKEREAQLKKEGKWLTPAQRLAQQRAKELLEARGIKLPVTDEKKDVPVDGKRKAFLYDTKKKKQQQNQQHKKKEEMKKIEEEKIAAEKMKAESEEKNKQEEILDDWEMADDIEKEKKPEISKHSSKDEESEEESESDEDEDDEEESDEESSEESEDETHLNKMTKEEIDNMVRARFKKRKTLNDSKKSTDNLRSPVICVLGHVDTGKTKMLDTIRRTNVQLGEAGGITQQIGATFVPGDAIKERCKMVKTFNKDKMKIPGFLIIDTPGHESFANLRTRGSSLCDIAILVVDIMHGLEPQTIESIKLLLKRNTPFVVALNKIDRLYGYESNPRRDIWEHLDSQPSNTQLEFKERFQSIFAQFAEQGLNIALAKDNDDVEEYISVIPTSAFLGDGIAKKIAFSNELECFVMEVRAIPGLGTTIDVILLNGTLKSGDIIVLTGTDGAIITQVRDLLMPSPLKEIRVKNEYQRFKSIKGAQGVKILAKNLEKAVAGLPLFVANREDEIEILKEDAETQLEKALTAIKRKPEGVYVQASTLGSLEALLEFLKSQKIPYSNVNIGPVHKKDVQKAAVMLEHNPEFACILAFDVKVERDAQLFADKENVKIFQADIIYHLEDAFLKYREDLREKKRKENEHLAIFPCKLRILPQNIFNARNPIICGVYVEAGQLKKGTPICVPSKDNIILGTVSSIEKNHEDINIAKQGDEVCIKIENTTGDAPKLYGRHFTHEDTLISKITRETIDVCKAYYREDLTKSDWQLIVQLKKILDIY; translated from the exons atgccTCCAAAAAAGAGTAAAGGAAAAAAGAAGGATGATGATtg gGGCGATGATGAGGCAATTGAGGCTAAAATTGCATCTTTGGCAATAGAAGTAGATGAGGAAATTTCTGCtccaattattaataaaaacaaaaagaaaaagaaggGTTTTGCATTGATAGTTGAGGATATTGAGGATGAGATTGAAATTGAGGATAAAAAAAGCGACGAAAGTGAGGTAGATGAAAGTACAGAAGCACAAATGGAGAGAgcaaaagaattttttaaaaaacaaaagacTAAGAAGAAGGAAAAAGGAAAGAAAGCCAAAAAAGCTGCTAAAGAGGAGGAAGAAGCTGATTTTGATTCAATTATTGCTACATTAAAAGATTCAAAAGATAAaccaaaaaagaaaaaagaagttGATTCACTAGAAATTGAAAAAGTagatgaaattaaaaagGAGGATGATGTTAATGTTAAGAAGACtgttgataaaaaagattcaGAACCTATAAAGAAAGAAGCAGACGTTGAGGGAGAACCTCAAAAagtttctaaaaaaaaaaagaaagctGGTAAAGACAAGAAAAAGGGTGATGATGATAAGGGTGAGGAGAAAGTTTCTCAAATTAAAGAAGATAGCACTATAAAGGAGGAGGAACCAGTTGGCGAAAAAGAGGATGATAAAGACTCTGGtaagaaacaaaaaaaagttaacaaAAAGATGGCTGCtttgaaattattattgGAAGCACAAGAAAAAGCTAAAGAAGAAGCTGAGAAAAAGGCTAAAGAAGCGGAAGCACTTTGGGAGGCACGAGAAAAAGAGCGTGAAGAAAAAGCACGACTAGAGGAGGAAAGAAGAGCTAAAATTAAAgctgaaaaaaaagaacgtGAAGCTCAGTTAAAAAAAGAAGGAAAATGGTTGACACCAGCTCAAAGACTTGCACAACAACGAGCTAAAGAACTTTTAGAAGCTCGTGGTATAAAATTGCCTGTTACTGATGAAAAGAAAGATGTTCCTGTTGATGGAAAACGTAAGgcatttttatatgatactAAAAAGAAAAAGCAACAACAAAATCAAcaacacaaaaaaaaagaggaaatgaaaaaaattgagGAAGAAAAAATTGCAGCTGAGAAAATGAAAGCAGAAAGTGAGGAGAAAAATAAACAAGAAGAGATTCTTGATGATTGGGAAATGGCAGATGATATTGAAAAGGAAAAGAAACCTGAAATTTCCAAACATTCCAGTAAGGATGAAGAAAGTGAAGAAGAGTCAGAATCAGACGAAGATGAAGATGATGAAGAGGAAAGTGATGAGGAATCATCAGAAGAGTCTGAGGATGAGACACATTTGAACAAAATGACAAAAGAAGAAATTGATAATATGGTTCGTGCTCGATTTAAAAAGCGTAAAACTTTAAACGATAGTAAGAAATCAACTGATAATCTTAGATCACCAGTTATATGTGTTCTTGGTCATGTAGATACAGGTAAAACAAAAATGTTAGATACTATCAGAAGGACAAATGTTCAACTAGGTGAAGCTGGTGGTATAACACAGCAAATTGGTGCTACATTTGTTCCAGGTGATGCTATTAAGGAAAGATGTAAAATggttaaaacatttaataaagaCAAAATGAAAATACCAGGTTTCCTCATTATAGATACACCAGGTCACGAATCTTTTGCTAATCTTCGTACCAGAGGATCTTCATTATGTGATATTGCTATTCTTGTTGTTGATATTATGCATGGTTTAGAACCTCAAACAATTGAATCAATCAAATTACTTCTTAAAAGAAATACACCATTTGTCGTTGCTCTTAATAAGATCGATCGTCTTTATGGTTATGAATCTAATCCTAGAAGAGATATATGGGAACATCTTGACAGTCAACCATCAAATACTCAATTAGAATTTAAAGAAAGATTCCAAAGTATTTTTGCACAATTTGCTGAACAAGGCTTAAATATTGCTTTAGCTAAAGATAATGATGATGTTGAAGAATATATTTCTGTTATTCCAACATCTGCTTTTCTTGGTGATGGTATTG cTAAAAAAATTGCTTTTAGTAATGAATTAGAATGTTTTGTTATGGAAGTTCGTGCTATACCTGGCCTTGGTACAACTATTGAtgttattcttttaaatggTACTTTAAAATCTGGAGATATTATAGTACTAACAGGTACTGATGGTGCCATTATTACCCAAGTTAGAGATCTTCTTATGCCATCtccattaaaagaaattagaGTTAAGAATGAATATCAAAGATTCAAAAGTATTAAAGGAGCACAAGGTGTTAAGATTTTAGCAAAAAATTTGGAAAAAGCTGTTGCCGGTTTACCATTATTTGTGGCTAATCGTGAAGAtgaaattgaaatattaaaggAAGATGCTGAGACACAACTTGAAAAAGCTTTAACTGCTATAAAAAGGAAACCTGAAGGTGTTTATGTACAGGCATCTACACTTGGTTCATTAGAAGCattattagaatttttaaagagTCAAAAAATTCCATATTCTAATGTTAATATTGGTCCAGTTCATAAAAAAGATGTTCAAAAGGCTGCAGTTATGTTAGAACATAATCCAGAATTTGCTTGTATTCTTGCATTTGATGTTAAAGTTGAAAGAGATGCACAACTTTTTGCtgataaagaaaatgttaaaatattccaggctgatattatttatcatcTTGAGGATGCTTTCTTAAAATATCGTGAAGATTTAAGAGAAAAGAAACGTAAGGAAAATGAACATCTTGCTATATTTCCATGTAAACTTAGAATTCTCcctcaaaatatatttaatgcaAGAAATCCAATTATCTGTGGTGTTTATGTTGAAGCAggtcaattaaaaaaaggaaCTCCAATTTGTGTACCATCAAAagataacattattttaggAACAGTTTCatctattgaaaaaaatcatgaagatataaatattgcTAAACAAGGTGATGAAGTATGCATTAAGATAGAAAATACTACCGGTGATGCTCCAAAATTATATGGAAGACATTTTACTCATGAAGATACTTTAATTAGTAAAATTACTCGTGAAACAATCGATGTTTGTAAGGCTTATTATCGTGAAGATCTTACAAAATCTGATTGGCAACTTATTGTTCAATTGAAGAAAATTcttgatatttattaa